One genomic region from Haloprofundus salinisoli encodes:
- a CDS encoding metal ABC transporter substrate-binding protein has product MSLHSRREILGTSAGLLTAALAGCTDTNGSGESGGASGSGEPTAQASFFVLSDFASNVAGDAATVESLVPFGQHGHGWEPGPDLQRTVLESDAFVYMGEGFQPWADDVVTNLEDADSDVAVIEARHGVDLLGAPGDGDGHDHEEEHHNETSDDHEEERRNESEAGDDRGHDHSDADPHFWLDPTRAATAVETIRDGFAEFDSTNADAYAENADAYHETLEELDATFEEELSGRQREDVLVAGHNALQYFGDRYDVHVHALTGLSPDDQPSAQDIRRAQELVDEHGIAHVLAPVFESDRAARQLVEETDADGVLPITAIPGVTEEWNKNGWGYVDVMREVNLDSLKTALGAE; this is encoded by the coding sequence ATGAGCCTTCACAGTCGCAGAGAGATTCTGGGGACGAGCGCCGGACTCCTGACCGCGGCGCTTGCAGGGTGCACGGACACGAACGGGAGCGGGGAGTCCGGCGGGGCGAGCGGAAGCGGCGAACCGACGGCGCAGGCGTCGTTTTTCGTGCTTTCGGATTTCGCGTCGAACGTCGCCGGCGACGCGGCCACCGTCGAGAGCCTCGTTCCGTTCGGACAGCACGGTCACGGCTGGGAGCCCGGGCCGGACCTCCAGCGGACGGTGCTGGAGTCGGACGCGTTCGTCTACATGGGTGAGGGGTTCCAACCGTGGGCGGACGACGTCGTCACGAACCTCGAAGACGCAGACAGCGACGTGGCGGTCATCGAGGCACGTCACGGGGTCGATCTGCTCGGTGCCCCGGGTGACGGTGATGGCCACGACCACGAGGAAGAGCACCACAACGAGACGAGCGACGACCACGAAGAGGAACGTCGCAACGAGTCCGAGGCCGGTGACGACCGCGGACACGACCACAGCGATGCAGACCCGCATTTCTGGCTCGACCCCACGCGCGCGGCGACCGCGGTCGAGACCATCCGAGACGGCTTCGCGGAGTTCGACTCGACGAACGCGGACGCCTACGCCGAGAACGCCGACGCCTACCACGAGACGCTCGAAGAACTCGACGCGACGTTCGAAGAGGAACTGTCGGGACGCCAGCGCGAGGACGTCCTCGTCGCGGGCCACAACGCACTCCAGTATTTCGGAGACCGTTACGACGTCCACGTCCACGCGCTGACCGGCCTCTCACCCGACGACCAACCGTCGGCACAGGACATCAGACGCGCACAGGAACTCGTCGACGAGCACGGCATCGCGCACGTTCTCGCGCCGGTGTTCGAGTCCGACCGCGCCGCTCGCCAACTGGTCGAAGAGACCGACGCCGACGGTGTGCTCCCCATCACAGCGATTCCGGGCGTGACCGAGGAGTGGAACAAGAACGGATGGGGGTACGTCGACGTGATGCGAGAGGTGAACCTCGACAGCCTCAAGACCGCACTCGGCGCGGAATGA
- a CDS encoding response regulator: MTSKYRRTEPIDVLLVEDNPGDVRLTKEAFKDGQIANTLHVVGNGVDALDFLFQRNDYADAPRPGLVLLDLNLPRKNGDEVLEELHGDPDRRRIPVLVLTSSEAEIDIVQSYELCANGYLTKPVDPNEFITMIQELERFWLSIMRLPTDTDLD; encoded by the coding sequence ATGACAAGTAAGTATAGAAGAACCGAGCCGATCGATGTCCTCCTCGTCGAGGATAATCCTGGCGACGTCCGTCTCACGAAAGAGGCATTCAAAGACGGGCAGATCGCGAATACGCTCCACGTCGTTGGAAACGGTGTCGACGCCCTCGATTTTCTCTTCCAACGAAACGACTACGCCGACGCACCTCGGCCGGGTCTCGTGCTGTTAGATCTCAACCTCCCCCGAAAGAACGGAGACGAGGTGCTCGAAGAGCTTCACGGGGACCCTGACCGCCGGCGCATTCCGGTTCTCGTCCTCACGAGTTCGGAAGCCGAAATCGACATCGTCCAGTCCTACGAACTATGTGCGAACGGGTACCTTACGAAGCCGGTCGATCCCAACGAGTTTATCACCATGATACAGGAGTTAGAGCGGTTTTGGCTCTCGATCATGCGGTTACCGACTGACACAGATCTCGATTGA